In a single window of the Salvelinus alpinus chromosome 15, SLU_Salpinus.1, whole genome shotgun sequence genome:
- the LOC139539968 gene encoding semaphorin-3E-like isoform X2 — MCIRMECVRSVFLMMCVFLWSSAHSAQSVYPRIRLSHKELWELNRTWVFQGPGPSLQTQTMMLDEAHERLYVGAKNTLYSLSLERVNHQHREIDWASSESQVEECLMKGKEKPECANYIKVLQQFNTTHLLACGTGAFNPLCVTIRVGHAGQARQFELEEQSVESGRGRCPYDHNSPVTSTLDRGELYIGLYTDYWENDAALCRLNNQSYTRTERDNRQQLNEPKFIGSVVIPDNDDRDDDKVYFFFTERGMDAEGVNKAVYTRVGRVCANDQGGQRMLVNRWSSFLKTRLICSVAGSNGIDTHFDELEDVFVLKNKDEKNPEIFGLFSTTSAVFQGYAVCVYHMNVVRAAFNGQFAHREKPEHHWTPYKGRVPYPRPGSCASKMNGGGFSGSKEFPDEVLRFVRSHPVMSSPVLPLHKKPVLLQTEPGGRRLTQIAVDRVQAQDGHYHVLYIGRDDSVVLKVISIYNKDTDTIEEVLLEELQVFKVPVPITEIIISAKRQQLYVGSEVGVAQVRLHQCELYGSECADCCLARDPYCAWDGLTCSRYYPVGVYTKRRFRRQDVRHGNAVQLCNGLQIDGENYQGAEERHVYGVEKNSTLLECTPRSLQARVLWYIQRGPDREKVRGDESVVITTHGLLFLIVRIGDAGMYVCQTVEHGYVHTLLRVTLHVLGGERVSALIHRTGEEGEEEGETTATSCHLPVDTPPDLHTGSNSDPTSRLPGALPGSSLAPAPAPGPTSRLWYKEFLQLIGYRDTQRLEEYCERVWCSEKRRRKTKLRYTQPLGRGERKARGRGEPHRTPRHTMDT, encoded by the exons aactATGGGAGTTGAACAGGACGTGGGTGTTCCAGGGACCAGGTCCCTCCCTGCAAACCCAGACCATGATGTTGGACGAGGCCCATGAGAGGCTGTATGTAGGGGCTAAAAACACCCTGTACTCCCTCAGCCTGGAGAGAGTTAACCACCAACACAGAGAG ATTGACTGGGCCAGCTCTGAGTCGCAGGTAGAAGAATGTTTGATGAAGGGTAAAGAGAAG CCAGAGTGTGCTAACTACATCAAGGTGTTGCAGCAGTTTAACACAACCCACCTGTTGGCCTGTGGAACAGGAGCATTTAACCCTCTCTGTGTCACCATCAGGGTGGGACACGCAGGACAG GCCAGACAGTTTGAGCTGGAGGAGCAGAGTGTAGAGAGTGGCCGAGGGAGATGTCCCTATGACCACAACAGCCCCGTAACCTCCACCCTGGACA gaggaGAGCTGTATATTGGCCTGTATACAGACTACTGGGAAAATGATGCAGCTCTGTGTCGACTGAACAACCAAAGCTACACacgcactgagagagacaacagacaACAGCTCAACG AGCCTAAGTTCATTGGGTCGGTGGTGATTCCTGATAACGATGACAGGGATGATGACAAGGTCTACTTCTTCTTcacggagagagggatggatgcagAGGGGGTTAACAAGGCTGTTTACACCCGGGTGGGACGGGTCTGTGCG AATGACCAAGGAGGTCAGAGGATGTTGGTGAATCGTTGGAGCTCCTTCCTAAAGACCCGTCTCATCTGCTCTGTGGCTGGATCCAACGGCATCGACACACACTTCGACGAGCTGG AGGATGTATTTGTGTTGAAGAACAAGGATGAGAAGAATCCAGAGATATTTGGCCTCTTCAGTACTACAAG tgCTGTGTTCCAGGgctatgcagtgtgtgtgtaccacATGAATGTTGTGCGAGCAGCGTTCAACGGACAATTTGCACACCGGGAGAAACCAGAGCACCACTGGACCCCATACAAAGGCCGGGTCCCCTACCCACGCCCCGGATCT tgtgccAGTAAGATGAACGGTGGTGGGTTCTCAGGTTCTAAGGAGTTCCCTGATGAGGTTCTGCGTTTCGTGCGTTCCCACCCTGTCATGTCCAGCCCGGTCCTGCCCCTCCACAAGAAACCTGTCCTACTGCAGACGGAGCCAGGAGGGAGGAGATTAACCCAGATTGCTGTGGACCGCGTCCAGGCCCAGGACGGACACTACCACGTCCTGTACATAGGCAGAG ACGACTCTGTTGTGTTGAAGGTTATCAGCATCTACAACAAAGACACAGACACCATAGAGGAAGTGCTACTggaggaactgcaggtgttcaaG GTCCCTGTGCCAATAACTGAGATCATCATATCTGCAAAACGA CAACAGCTTTATGTGGGTTCTGAGGTGGGTGTGGCTCAGGTGAGGCTCCATCAATGTGAACTGTACGGGTCAGAGTGTGCCGACTGTTGCCTAGCCAGGGATCCTTACTGTGCCTGGGACGGACTCACCTGCTCACGATACTACCCTGTTGGGGTCTACACCAAGAG acgATTCAGACGACAGGATGTTCGCCATGGCAATGCTGTACAGCTATGCAATGGGCTGCAGATTgatg gggagaACTACCAGGGTGCGGAGGAGAGGCATGTGTATGGGGTAGAGAAAAACAGTACTCTACTGGAGTGTACACCTCGTTCTCTACAGGCCAGAGTTCTGTGGTACATACAGAGAGGTccagacagagagaag gtcaGAGGTGATGAGAGTGTAGTCATAACGACCCACGGGCTGTTGTTCCTGATTGTGCGGATTGGGGACGCTGGCATGTACGTGTGTCAGACGGTAGAACACGGTTATGTCCACACCCTACTGAGGGTCACGCTACATGTGCTGGGAGGGGAGAGGGTCAGTGCCCTGATACACAGgacaggggaggaaggagaggaagaaggggagacCACAGCAACCTCCTGTCACCTTCCCGTAGATacccctccagacctccacactgGTTCCAACTCTGACCCCACCTCCAGACTACCAGGAGCCCTACCAGGGTCCTCCCTAGCCCCCGCTCCAGCTCCAGGCCCTACCTCTCGGCTGTGGTACAAGGAGTTCCTCCAGCTTATAGGATATCGGGATACACAGCGGCTGGAGGAGTACTGTGAGAGGGTCTGGTGCTCAGAGAAAAGACGCAGGAAGACCAAACTTAGATACACCCAGCCactgggaagaggagagaggaaggcaaGGGGGAGGGGAGAGCCTCACAGAACCCCCAGACACACCATGGACacctga
- the LOC139539968 gene encoding semaphorin-3E-like isoform X1, whose product MCIRMECVRSVFLMMCVFLWSSAHSAQSVYPRIRLSHKELWELNRTWVFQGPGPSLQTQTMMLDEAHERLYVGAKNTLYSLSLERVNHQHREIDWASSESQVEECLMKGKEKPECANYIKVLQQFNTTHLLACGTGAFNPLCVTIRVGHAGQARQFELEEQSVESGRGRCPYDHNSPVTSTLDRGELYIGLYTDYWENDAALCRLNNQSYTRTERDNRQQLNEPKFIGSVVIPDNDDRDDDKVYFFFTERGMDAEGVNKAVYTRVGRVCANDQGGQRMLVNRWSSFLKTRLICSVAGSNGIDTHFDELEDVFVLKNKDEKNPEIFGLFSTTSAVFQGYAVCVYHMNVVRAAFNGQFAHREKPEHHWTPYKGRVPYPRPGSCASKMNGGGFSGSKEFPDEVLRFVRSHPVMSSPVLPLHKKPVLLQTEPGGRRLTQIAVDRVQAQDGHYHVLYIGRDDSVVLKVISIYNKDTDTIEEVLLEELQVFKVPVPITEIIISAKRQQLYVGSEVGVAQVRLHQCELYGSECADCCLARDPYCAWDGLTCSRYYPVGVYTKSRRFRRQDVRHGNAVQLCNGLQIDGENYQGAEERHVYGVEKNSTLLECTPRSLQARVLWYIQRGPDREKVRGDESVVITTHGLLFLIVRIGDAGMYVCQTVEHGYVHTLLRVTLHVLGGERVSALIHRTGEEGEEEGETTATSCHLPVDTPPDLHTGSNSDPTSRLPGALPGSSLAPAPAPGPTSRLWYKEFLQLIGYRDTQRLEEYCERVWCSEKRRRKTKLRYTQPLGRGERKARGRGEPHRTPRHTMDT is encoded by the exons aactATGGGAGTTGAACAGGACGTGGGTGTTCCAGGGACCAGGTCCCTCCCTGCAAACCCAGACCATGATGTTGGACGAGGCCCATGAGAGGCTGTATGTAGGGGCTAAAAACACCCTGTACTCCCTCAGCCTGGAGAGAGTTAACCACCAACACAGAGAG ATTGACTGGGCCAGCTCTGAGTCGCAGGTAGAAGAATGTTTGATGAAGGGTAAAGAGAAG CCAGAGTGTGCTAACTACATCAAGGTGTTGCAGCAGTTTAACACAACCCACCTGTTGGCCTGTGGAACAGGAGCATTTAACCCTCTCTGTGTCACCATCAGGGTGGGACACGCAGGACAG GCCAGACAGTTTGAGCTGGAGGAGCAGAGTGTAGAGAGTGGCCGAGGGAGATGTCCCTATGACCACAACAGCCCCGTAACCTCCACCCTGGACA gaggaGAGCTGTATATTGGCCTGTATACAGACTACTGGGAAAATGATGCAGCTCTGTGTCGACTGAACAACCAAAGCTACACacgcactgagagagacaacagacaACAGCTCAACG AGCCTAAGTTCATTGGGTCGGTGGTGATTCCTGATAACGATGACAGGGATGATGACAAGGTCTACTTCTTCTTcacggagagagggatggatgcagAGGGGGTTAACAAGGCTGTTTACACCCGGGTGGGACGGGTCTGTGCG AATGACCAAGGAGGTCAGAGGATGTTGGTGAATCGTTGGAGCTCCTTCCTAAAGACCCGTCTCATCTGCTCTGTGGCTGGATCCAACGGCATCGACACACACTTCGACGAGCTGG AGGATGTATTTGTGTTGAAGAACAAGGATGAGAAGAATCCAGAGATATTTGGCCTCTTCAGTACTACAAG tgCTGTGTTCCAGGgctatgcagtgtgtgtgtaccacATGAATGTTGTGCGAGCAGCGTTCAACGGACAATTTGCACACCGGGAGAAACCAGAGCACCACTGGACCCCATACAAAGGCCGGGTCCCCTACCCACGCCCCGGATCT tgtgccAGTAAGATGAACGGTGGTGGGTTCTCAGGTTCTAAGGAGTTCCCTGATGAGGTTCTGCGTTTCGTGCGTTCCCACCCTGTCATGTCCAGCCCGGTCCTGCCCCTCCACAAGAAACCTGTCCTACTGCAGACGGAGCCAGGAGGGAGGAGATTAACCCAGATTGCTGTGGACCGCGTCCAGGCCCAGGACGGACACTACCACGTCCTGTACATAGGCAGAG ACGACTCTGTTGTGTTGAAGGTTATCAGCATCTACAACAAAGACACAGACACCATAGAGGAAGTGCTACTggaggaactgcaggtgttcaaG GTCCCTGTGCCAATAACTGAGATCATCATATCTGCAAAACGA CAACAGCTTTATGTGGGTTCTGAGGTGGGTGTGGCTCAGGTGAGGCTCCATCAATGTGAACTGTACGGGTCAGAGTGTGCCGACTGTTGCCTAGCCAGGGATCCTTACTGTGCCTGGGACGGACTCACCTGCTCACGATACTACCCTGTTGGGGTCTACACCAAGAG cagacgATTCAGACGACAGGATGTTCGCCATGGCAATGCTGTACAGCTATGCAATGGGCTGCAGATTgatg gggagaACTACCAGGGTGCGGAGGAGAGGCATGTGTATGGGGTAGAGAAAAACAGTACTCTACTGGAGTGTACACCTCGTTCTCTACAGGCCAGAGTTCTGTGGTACATACAGAGAGGTccagacagagagaag gtcaGAGGTGATGAGAGTGTAGTCATAACGACCCACGGGCTGTTGTTCCTGATTGTGCGGATTGGGGACGCTGGCATGTACGTGTGTCAGACGGTAGAACACGGTTATGTCCACACCCTACTGAGGGTCACGCTACATGTGCTGGGAGGGGAGAGGGTCAGTGCCCTGATACACAGgacaggggaggaaggagaggaagaaggggagacCACAGCAACCTCCTGTCACCTTCCCGTAGATacccctccagacctccacactgGTTCCAACTCTGACCCCACCTCCAGACTACCAGGAGCCCTACCAGGGTCCTCCCTAGCCCCCGCTCCAGCTCCAGGCCCTACCTCTCGGCTGTGGTACAAGGAGTTCCTCCAGCTTATAGGATATCGGGATACACAGCGGCTGGAGGAGTACTGTGAGAGGGTCTGGTGCTCAGAGAAAAGACGCAGGAAGACCAAACTTAGATACACCCAGCCactgggaagaggagagaggaaggcaaGGGGGAGGGGAGAGCCTCACAGAACCCCCAGACACACCATGGACacctga